From a single Thermodesulfobacteriota bacterium genomic region:
- a CDS encoding Hpt domain-containing protein — translation MLIIRRGNNMDLKTLAEQVDLEVEEYREMIELFLQTVTLQLHHLKAALETGDSQKVAETAHSIKGSSASLGLTQISGMARGMELKARENNLNEAALAFQTIKAEIHQIAQWVSDLR, via the coding sequence ATGCTCATCATCAGAAGGGGGAACAATATGGACCTCAAGACGTTGGCCGAACAAGTGGATTTGGAAGTAGAGGAGTATCGGGAGATGATCGAGCTCTTTCTCCAGACGGTGACCCTTCAGCTCCATCATCTGAAAGCCGCCCTTGAAACGGGGGATAGTCAAAAGGTCGCAGAGACGGCCCACTCGATCAAAGGCTCCTCGGCAAGCCTCGGTTTGACCCAGATCTCAGGGATGGCAAGAGGGATGGAGCTCAAGGCCCGCGAGAACAACCTGAACGAAGCTGCCCTGGCCTTTCAAACGATCAAAGCCGAAATCCACCAGATCGCCCAGTGGGTGTCAGATCTCCGATAG